Proteins from a single region of Corylus avellana chromosome ca11, CavTom2PMs-1.0:
- the LOC132165395 gene encoding uncharacterized protein LOC132165395 encodes MATSVGNNFMPPTLISNLQQVLIARKNDAVECQSHKVHKPTEADASKTESDCAKPVVLVTNGEGVESPGLTFLVEALVRDGRFDVHVCAPQSDRSVSGHSVTIRETLSACSVELCGATAFEVSGSPADCVSLALSGALFSWSKPVLVISGVNKGSSCGNNMFYSGAVAGAREALICGVPSLCISLNWKKEVSCESDLKDAVVVCLPLIHATVRDIEKGTFPKSFLLNIEIPSCPLTNKGFKVTRQSLWRSSLSWQAVSANRHPSAGHFMSNQQSLGMKLAQLSRDASAAGAARRLNSHRKNVEIESVGVAGKCNSQKTVKKYFRLEFVEKEQEHVDEDLDYRALEDGFVAITPMSLNPSNWLERFDHWCQTGLLLHSQMNNEASSLTQNIMQKGKKGAKEASSALE; translated from the exons ATGGCGACCTCTGTGGGGAACAACTTCATGCCTCCGACTCTGATCTCCAATCTTCAGCAAGTTCTGATCGCCAGAAAAAACGACGCCGTAGAATGCCAGTCCCACAAAGTCCACAAGCCAACCGAAGCTGACGCGTCGAAAACGGAGAGCGATTGCGCGAAGCCGGTGGTGTTGGTGACCAACGGGGAAGGAGTAGAGTCTCCTGGTCTCACATTCCTCGTCGAAGCTCTCGTTCGGGACGGTCGCTTTGACGTCCACGTGTGCGCTCCCCAATC GGATAGATCGGTGTCCGGTCACTCGGTGACGATTCGGGAGACGCTTTCTGCGTGTTCCGTTGAACTCTGTGGTGCCACTGCTTTTGAAGTTTCTG GAAGCCCTGCTGATTGTGTATCTTTAGCTTTATCTGGGGCATTGTTTTCTTGGTCAAAGCCTGTTTTG gTCATTAGTGGAGTAAACAAGGGATCAAGTTGTGGTAACAACAT GTTCTACTCTGGGGCTGTTGCTGGAGCTAGAGAGGCACTGATTTGTGGTGTACCATCTCTTTGTATATCATTGAACTG GAAGAAGGAGGTGAGCTGTGAGAGTGATTTGAAGGATGCAGTCGTTGTTTGTTTGCCATTAATACATGCGACCGTAAGAGATATTGAGAAAGGAACTTTCCCAAAAAGTTTCTTGCTGAATATTGAGATTCCCAGTTGTCCTTTGACAAACAAG GGCTTCAAGGTGACCAGGCAGAGTCTATGGAGGTCCTCTCTAAGCTGGCAAGCTGTGTCAGCAAACAGACATCCCTCTGCTGGCCATTTCATGTCCAATCAGCAAAGCCTTGGTATGAAGCTGGCACAGCTCAGCCGAGATGCCTCTGCTGCT GGTGCAGCACGTCGTTTGAACTCACATCGGAAGAATGTGGAGATTGAATCAGTTGGAGTAGCAGGAAAATGCAATTCCCAAAAAACTGTGAAGAAATACTTCCGCTTAGAG TTCGTAGAAAAGGAGCAGGAACATGTGGATGAGGATCTTGATTACAGAGCACTTGAAGATGGATTT GTTGCAATTACTCCTATGTCTTTAAATCCATCCAACTGGTTAGAGAGGTTCGATCATTGGTGTCAAACTGGGTTGCTATTGCACTCGCAGATGAACAACGAAGCTTCCTCACTTACCCAAAACATTAtgcaaaaagggaaaaagggtGCAAAGGAAGCTTCATCTGCCTTAGAGTAA